A single region of the Bacillota bacterium genome encodes:
- a CDS encoding FAD-dependent oxidoreductase yields the protein MNTHRQYDVLVAGGGPAGVPAAVAAARNGARVLLVERWGFLGGMATAGMVVPIHTFHNMKGEQIVGGIPHEIIKRLETIGGAFPGGHLWSTYQSSYTHTPFDVEAMKQVLLEMVDEAGVELLLHTFLLGACKENGTVTGVEVANKSGRYDLSARVVVDATGDGDIAASAGVSFIKGGEGEKCMAGSLMFRIGNVDAEAVLRYVTENPDEFVMAEDPFVGMTNRELAARIRGIPDIHMVRGWFDVVRKAQNDGDFPLSRNQIIFTFSPRTTEVYVNCTNVVHVDGSDVYQTTKAEVETRKQVPKVAAFFRKYMPGFENSYVIDTACQIGTRESRRIIGEYTLTGDEVLSGTRFEDGIAKGAYPSDIHGPDGGLVHRHIKDGRDYDIPYRCLVPRDVDGLLVAGRCISTDRIALGSVRVMAQCMATGEAAGTAASMAASQGCQPRALKASVLRKALSDQGAII from the coding sequence GTGAATACACACAGACAGTACGATGTCTTGGTGGCCGGCGGGGGTCCGGCCGGGGTCCCGGCGGCTGTGGCTGCGGCTAGGAACGGTGCAAGGGTCCTGCTTGTCGAAAGATGGGGCTTCCTCGGGGGCATGGCTACGGCGGGCATGGTAGTCCCCATACATACCTTCCACAATATGAAGGGCGAACAGATCGTCGGAGGCATACCCCACGAGATCATAAAGCGCCTGGAGACAATCGGAGGCGCATTCCCCGGCGGACACCTATGGAGCACCTATCAGAGCTCGTACACGCATACCCCTTTTGACGTAGAAGCCATGAAACAGGTGCTCCTCGAGATGGTGGACGAAGCCGGCGTGGAGCTTCTGCTCCATACTTTCCTGCTGGGAGCCTGCAAGGAGAACGGAACCGTCACCGGAGTGGAGGTGGCAAATAAGTCCGGTCGTTACGATCTCTCGGCACGGGTAGTGGTCGATGCTACAGGCGACGGGGACATCGCTGCGAGCGCGGGAGTTAGCTTCATAAAGGGCGGCGAGGGCGAGAAATGCATGGCCGGCTCGCTGATGTTCAGAATCGGCAACGTAGACGCGGAAGCAGTACTCAGATATGTGACGGAAAACCCTGATGAGTTCGTAATGGCCGAAGACCCGTTCGTGGGAATGACCAACCGGGAGCTGGCGGCCAGAATACGGGGCATTCCAGATATTCATATGGTGAGAGGTTGGTTCGATGTTGTGCGGAAGGCGCAGAATGACGGAGACTTCCCGCTCAGCCGCAACCAGATCATCTTCACCTTCTCCCCCAGGACGACTGAGGTCTATGTCAACTGCACAAATGTGGTCCATGTCGACGGGTCAGACGTGTACCAGACCACGAAAGCAGAGGTGGAGACCAGGAAACAGGTGCCCAAGGTGGCAGCCTTCTTCAGGAAGTACATGCCAGGGTTTGAGAATTCCTATGTAATCGACACCGCGTGTCAAATCGGGACGCGGGAGTCCAGACGCATAATTGGCGAGTACACGCTCACAGGCGACGAAGTGCTAAGCGGCACGCGCTTCGAGGACGGGATTGCCAAAGGGGCATACCCAAGCGACATTCATGGGCCGGACGGCGGTCTCGTTCACCGTCACATCAAGGATGGCCGCGACTATGATATCCCCTATCGATGTCTTGTGCCCAGGGATGTTGATGGACTCTTGGTCGCAGGACGCTGCATATCCACGGACAGGATCGCTCTTGGCAGCGTGAGGGTTATGGCACAGTGCATGGCCACAGGCGAGGCCGCCGGGACAGCCGCTTCAATGGCCGCCAGCCAAGGATGCCAGCCCAGAGCGCTAAAAGCTTCGGTTCTCAGGAAGGCCCTTTCGGACCAAGGCGCGATTATCTAG